From Candidatus Binatia bacterium, one genomic window encodes:
- a CDS encoding phytanoyl-CoA dioxygenase family protein, which yields MSLLHLSVNDSSEAISEVLETSGAVILDDAGSSEALGELRRELTPYLEAARPGGDEFGGFSTRRVGALMARSAVCRGLALDARVLAACDLYLKPYCDGYQLHFTQAVQIGPGQGAQPLHRDRGVWGKYLNRSIETQFSTIWAVDEFTADNGATRVVPGSHLWEASREPEPGEIFAAVMRPGSVLLYNGSVLHGGGANRGDTSRLGVLLHYCPSWLRQEENQYLSCPPSVARDLAPELRALMGYSKGGYVLGFFSPPVGPGEGPELVSPEMLFGESVSPDEPARTAAEVIDSSK from the coding sequence ATGAGCTTGCTGCATCTTTCCGTGAATGACTCGAGTGAAGCGATTAGCGAGGTCCTCGAGACTTCGGGTGCCGTGATTCTGGATGATGCAGGGTCGTCTGAGGCGCTGGGCGAATTGCGCCGGGAGTTGACGCCCTATCTGGAGGCCGCGCGCCCGGGCGGAGATGAATTTGGCGGATTTTCCACACGAAGGGTCGGTGCTTTGATGGCACGCTCGGCCGTCTGCCGCGGGTTGGCTCTCGACGCGCGCGTTCTGGCCGCTTGTGACCTCTACCTGAAGCCTTATTGCGACGGCTATCAGCTTCATTTCACGCAGGCGGTCCAGATAGGACCGGGGCAGGGGGCGCAACCTCTGCATCGGGACCGTGGCGTTTGGGGTAAATATCTCAATCGCTCCATCGAAACGCAGTTCAGCACGATCTGGGCGGTCGACGAGTTCACTGCGGATAATGGGGCAACACGGGTTGTGCCTGGTTCCCACCTTTGGGAGGCATCGCGCGAGCCCGAGCCGGGCGAGATCTTTGCGGCGGTGATGCGTCCCGGTTCGGTGCTTCTCTACAACGGCTCGGTTTTGCATGGGGGGGGCGCCAACCGAGGCGATACGAGTCGGTTGGGTGTGCTCCTGCATTATTGCCCCAGTTGGCTGCGGCAGGAGGAAAACCAGTACCTCTCCTGTCCGCCCTCGGTCGCGCGCGATCTGGCCCCGGAGCTCCGCGCCCTGATGGGGTATTCGAAAGGTGGCTACGTTCTCGGGTTCTTCTCGCCGCCCGTGGGGCCGGGGGAGGGGCCGGAGCTTGTCTCGCCCGAGATGCTTTTCGGCGAGTCGGTATCCCCGGACGAGCCGGCAAGGACAGCGGCCGAAGTCAT